From the genome of Uranotaenia lowii strain MFRU-FL chromosome 1, ASM2978415v1, whole genome shotgun sequence, one region includes:
- the LOC129740654 gene encoding uncharacterized protein LOC129740654, translating into MKYQQCVIDLAIVLVTFPALVVVALLLEYTMNHTDWADRFESQVIVLGLAVAFFVICIIAALYLTHRIGVCLWTGPLPGEHLSVYSVDHDVERGAAPPDYDTILLDPPPYDKLEKYLLIDEPPPSYAASVASLEGAHI; encoded by the coding sequence ATGAAGTACCAGCAGTGCGTAATTGATCTTGCGATCGTACTGGTTACTTTCCCAGCCTTAGTCGTCGTAGCGCTGCTGTTGGAGTACACGATGAACCACACCGACTGGGCGGATCGATTCGAGTCCCAGGTCATAGTGCTCGGTTTGGCCGTGGCGTTCTTCGTCATCTGCATCATAGCCGCGCTCTATCTGACGCACCGGATCGGGGTCTGCCTCTGGACCGGGCCACTACCCGGAGAGCACCTGTCCGTCTACAGTGTGGATCATGACGTCGAGCGAGGTGCTGCCCCGCCCGATTACGATACCATTCTGCTGGATCCGCCCCCCTACGATAAGCTGGAAAAGTATCTGCTCATTGATGAACCGCCCCCCTCGTATGCGGCCTCAGTGGCCTCGCTAGAGGGGGCCCACATCTGA